From a region of the Brevibacterium siliguriense genome:
- a CDS encoding alkylhydroperoxidase domain protein: protein MADIINLLAGIAANDPLDELRGHRAQAKENAQLSFEALLEPADPKGVSFRDRYAIAAFTAGLLGSTRAEEFYRDLLRDEDESVSWAVAELLDEATAPAGTAGPYGIFESTALAEENVPGPWLAPAEATAARLGEKLVAGLEFAHLLVLHPRDSRPGHLALLIEAGWDEDGIVTLAQLVSFLNFQIRISTGLAALTEAASATAESQPHQVDRSEGESANETDDADDGPASARMDEALQAVGDRVKTYPNLHRPERFQQGGLGWVPWIAPVAEADLSDDQRDALIEAGRAKNPYFRLLARDPAALKARTLTDFDIFFNTTDGLGRAERELAATAASRLNGCLFCASVHADRATEESGRRDVVQLLLDEGIGTKSHLGDQVWGAIVDASVALTLTPQSFGVAHVEQLHAAGLDDGDIIDALSCAAFFNWANRLMLSLGEPEQLK from the coding sequence ATGGCAGATATCATCAACCTCCTCGCCGGAATCGCGGCGAACGATCCTCTCGATGAGCTGCGCGGCCACCGGGCGCAGGCGAAGGAGAACGCGCAGCTGAGTTTCGAGGCTCTGCTCGAACCCGCTGATCCGAAGGGTGTGAGCTTCCGCGACCGTTATGCGATCGCCGCGTTCACCGCGGGTCTGCTCGGTTCGACTCGGGCCGAGGAGTTCTACCGTGATCTGCTGCGTGACGAAGACGAGTCCGTGTCCTGGGCGGTCGCCGAACTCCTCGACGAGGCGACTGCACCAGCCGGCACAGCTGGTCCCTACGGAATCTTCGAATCCACGGCGTTGGCCGAAGAGAACGTACCCGGGCCGTGGCTGGCTCCCGCCGAGGCGACGGCGGCGAGACTCGGTGAGAAGCTGGTGGCAGGACTCGAATTCGCACATCTTCTCGTCCTCCACCCACGCGACAGCCGCCCCGGTCACCTGGCGCTGCTGATCGAAGCGGGATGGGACGAGGACGGCATCGTCACCCTCGCTCAGCTCGTGTCGTTCCTCAACTTCCAGATCCGCATCAGCACCGGACTCGCAGCACTCACCGAGGCGGCCTCAGCGACCGCGGAATCCCAACCGCACCAGGTGGACCGGTCGGAAGGCGAATCCGCGAACGAGACGGACGATGCCGACGACGGCCCCGCCTCGGCGAGGATGGACGAAGCTCTGCAGGCCGTCGGCGACAGGGTGAAGACGTATCCGAATCTCCACCGTCCCGAGCGGTTCCAGCAAGGTGGGCTCGGCTGGGTGCCGTGGATCGCACCCGTCGCCGAGGCGGACCTCAGCGATGACCAGCGGGATGCCCTCATCGAGGCGGGACGGGCGAAGAACCCGTACTTCCGGCTGCTGGCGAGGGATCCTGCCGCGCTCAAGGCACGGACCCTGACCGACTTCGACATCTTCTTCAACACCACCGACGGGCTCGGTCGGGCCGAACGCGAACTCGCCGCGACCGCAGCCTCGCGGCTCAACGGGTGCCTGTTCTGCGCGTCGGTCCACGCCGATCGGGCCACCGAGGAATCCGGGCGTCGGGACGTCGTCCAGCTCCTCCTCGACGAGGGAATCGGCACGAAGAGCCACCTCGGTGATCAGGTGTGGGGTGCCATCGTCGATGCCTCGGTGGCGCTGACGCTGACCCCGCAGTCCTTCGGCGTCGCACACGTCGAGCAGCTGCATGCGGCGGGTCTGGACGACGGCGACATCATCGACGCACTCAGCTGTGCTGCCTTCTTCAACTGGGCGAACCGACTGATGCTCTCCCTCGGCGAACCCGAGCAGTTGAAGTAG
- a CDS encoding GNAT family N-acetyltransferase, with the protein MELRDADMARDLSTDPYVPLTGTLPGNASREEAESWVRRQQGRHAEGRGFSFTIAKRSDDEAVGHCGLWLKDLADGRADAGYGIAPSSRRSGYATEALIALTKFAWTIPGLSRVELFIEPGNTGSLRTADRAGYVRERVLAEQQEIGGTRRDMVVFAAPLPLS; encoded by the coding sequence GTGGAATTGCGTGATGCTGATATGGCCCGTGATCTGTCCACCGATCCCTACGTGCCTCTGACTGGGACGTTGCCCGGAAATGCCAGTCGCGAGGAGGCAGAGTCGTGGGTGCGGAGACAGCAGGGGCGTCACGCCGAAGGGCGGGGATTCTCATTCACAATCGCGAAGCGATCTGACGACGAGGCAGTGGGGCATTGCGGTCTATGGCTCAAAGACCTCGCAGACGGCCGAGCAGATGCAGGCTACGGGATCGCGCCCTCGTCGAGACGGAGCGGATACGCCACCGAGGCGCTCATCGCACTGACCAAATTCGCTTGGACGATACCCGGACTGAGTCGAGTCGAACTCTTCATCGAACCGGGGAACACCGGGTCTCTGCGGACCGCTGACAGAGCAGGATATGTGCGCGAACGAGTGCTCGCCGAACAGCAGGAGATCGGCGGCACCCGGCGAGACATGGTGGTCTTCGCTGCGCCTCTGCCGTTGAGCTGA
- the exaC gene encoding acetaldehyde dehydrogenase ExaC: MAVYSAPGTDGALVTFKPRYENYIGGEWVPPKDGNYFENITPVTGQAFTEIPSSTADDVETALDAAWAAAPAWGKTSVAERANILNKIADRIESNLEMLAVAETWDNGKGIREPLAADLPLAVDHFRYFASAIRAQEGGISQIDDDTVAYHFHEPLGVVGQIIPWNFPLLMATWKLAPALAAGNCVVLKPAEQTPASILVLAELIGDLLPPGVLNIINGFGVEAGKPLASNKRIRKVAFTGETTTGRLIMQYASQNIIPVTLELGGKSPNIFFDDVMAADDSFRDKALEGFAMFALNQGEVCTCPSRALVQDSIFDDFVAAGVERVRSIKQGNPLDTDTQVGAQASNDQFEKIMSYLKIGKDEGAEVLIGGDKAELDGDLAGGFYIQPTIFKGTNKMRIFQEEIFGPVVALTSFSDYDDAIATANDTLYGLGAGVWARTGNTAYRAGRDIQAGRVWVNNYHAYPAHAAFGGYKSSGIGRENHKMMLDHYQQTKNLLVSYSENAQGFF; encoded by the coding sequence ATGGCAGTCTACTCAGCACCCGGTACCGACGGCGCGCTCGTCACGTTCAAGCCCCGTTATGAGAACTACATCGGAGGAGAGTGGGTGCCGCCGAAGGACGGCAACTACTTCGAGAACATCACTCCCGTCACCGGGCAGGCCTTCACCGAGATCCCCAGCTCCACCGCAGACGATGTCGAGACCGCACTCGATGCAGCATGGGCAGCGGCACCGGCCTGGGGCAAGACCTCGGTCGCCGAACGCGCCAATATCCTCAACAAGATCGCCGACCGCATCGAATCCAACCTCGAAATGCTCGCCGTCGCCGAAACCTGGGACAACGGCAAGGGAATTCGCGAACCCCTGGCAGCAGACCTCCCGCTGGCCGTCGACCACTTCCGCTACTTCGCCTCAGCCATCCGGGCGCAGGAAGGCGGCATCTCTCAGATCGACGACGACACCGTCGCCTACCACTTCCATGAGCCCCTCGGCGTGGTCGGACAGATCATTCCCTGGAACTTCCCCCTGCTCATGGCCACCTGGAAGCTCGCCCCGGCGCTCGCCGCCGGCAACTGCGTCGTCCTCAAGCCGGCTGAGCAGACCCCGGCGTCGATCCTCGTCCTCGCCGAACTCATCGGCGACCTGCTGCCTCCCGGCGTCCTCAACATCATCAACGGCTTCGGCGTCGAAGCGGGCAAACCGCTGGCGTCGAACAAACGCATCCGCAAGGTCGCCTTCACCGGTGAGACGACGACCGGCCGCCTGATCATGCAGTACGCCTCGCAGAACATCATCCCGGTCACTCTGGAGCTCGGCGGCAAGTCACCGAACATCTTCTTCGACGACGTCATGGCCGCCGACGACAGCTTCAGAGACAAGGCGCTCGAAGGCTTCGCGATGTTCGCGCTCAACCAGGGCGAGGTCTGTACCTGCCCGTCGCGTGCACTCGTACAGGACTCGATCTTCGACGACTTCGTCGCCGCCGGCGTCGAACGCGTCCGCTCCATCAAACAGGGCAACCCGCTCGACACCGACACCCAGGTCGGCGCACAGGCCTCGAACGACCAGTTCGAGAAGATCATGTCCTATCTGAAGATCGGCAAGGATGAAGGCGCCGAGGTGCTCATCGGCGGCGACAAGGCCGAACTCGACGGGGATCTGGCCGGCGGCTTCTACATCCAGCCGACGATCTTCAAGGGCACGAACAAGATGCGCATCTTCCAGGAGGAGATCTTCGGACCAGTCGTGGCCCTGACCTCGTTCTCCGACTACGACGACGCGATCGCCACAGCCAATGACACGCTCTACGGCCTCGGCGCCGGAGTCTGGGCCCGCACCGGCAACACCGCCTACCGAGCCGGACGCGACATCCAGGCCGGACGCGTCTGGGTGAACAACTACCACGCCTACCCGGCCCACGCCGCGTTCGGCGGATACAAGTCCTCGGGCATCGGACGTGAGAACCACAAGATGATGCTCGACCACTACCAGCAGACGAAGAACCTGCTGGTCAGCTACTCCGAAAATGCACAAGGATTCTTCTGA
- a CDS encoding GNAT family N-acetyltransferase, with amino-acid sequence MAEADWTAQRDEAVPKDVERLLSTVPEWFGRPESNAEYVDDARSMETWTVRDERGRVVGVTLVTNHFPQTSEIHFTVVDRSVHGRGVGTAMIEAINEDVRARGAKLLEVKTLGPSKYDPNYARTRHFYEKMGFVPLEETDLWGADTPCLIMVKPVAHAAPGE; translated from the coding sequence ATGGCTGAAGCCGACTGGACCGCACAGCGTGACGAGGCCGTGCCTAAGGATGTGGAACGGCTGCTCTCAACCGTGCCGGAATGGTTCGGCAGACCCGAATCCAACGCCGAGTACGTCGACGACGCACGCAGCATGGAGACGTGGACGGTGCGCGACGAACGTGGCCGAGTCGTCGGAGTCACGTTGGTGACGAATCATTTCCCGCAGACCAGTGAAATCCATTTCACCGTCGTCGACCGCTCTGTCCACGGCAGGGGAGTCGGGACTGCGATGATCGAGGCCATCAACGAGGACGTGAGGGCCCGTGGGGCGAAGCTGCTCGAGGTGAAGACGCTCGGGCCGTCGAAGTACGATCCGAACTATGCGCGGACCCGTCACTTCTACGAGAAGATGGGCTTTGTCCCTCTGGAGGAGACAGACCTGTGGGGAGCGGACACGCCCTGCCTGATCATGGTGAAGCCGGTGGCCCACGCTGCACCAGGTGAATAG